The nucleotide window tttaaaaaaaattttatataccgtattatcatcttatttttattttattaaaataatgtgacatatttattattattaaataattatttattatatattttttatcatttaatgataataagtatatcatatattatttagtatgatgaaaataaaatgagattgtcatgtataatattattattattttttttttatacgtcaTACGTCCTCTACATATACCCCCACCCCAACCACGTTTTCTCTCATCCTTCACATGCAAACAGCTCCTCTGAATCCTCTTCAATATTCCTCAGGCAGCTCCTCCTGTTTTACTTAATTTACTCCATGGTTACCCCCAGCTTCATCGTTGGCATTATTGGTCAGTCTATCTAATTTCCCATCAATCTTTCTCCAGCTTCCTTATGTTCTTTAAATCTTTTAACgctatttttcatttgtttttgcaGGCAATGTAATTTCAATACTGGTTTTTACTTCTCCAATGTAAGTCATGAGACCCATCAAGAAAACgattgtcttttgttttttgttttttttttctcaaaaatatctTGATTTGTTCATTAAGATAGAGCTCGAGCTAGCATATATGCTGGAGAAAGCAGATGGAGTGGTTTATATATGCTGGATTAAAAATCAAATGCCTATTTTCCTATCAGcggaaaagatttttttgaaagaaataatgGCCGGAAAGCTGTTGCTGAGTTAAATTAATACCGACCAGAGCTCTAGTCTTTGACCTTTGTTCTATAGCACCAATCATCCCAGAACTCTTTGACACAGATTATGgttctggttcttcttcttcttcttccttttttctaattattattattttttaaatctttttgcAGAAAGACGTTTAGGCAGGTGGTGAAGAGGAAATCAACTGAGAATTACAAAGGAATTCCATACGTAACTACGCTACTGAGCACGAGTTTATGGACCTTTTATGggcttctcaatccaaacggtcTACTTGTCATTACTGTCAATGGTGCCGGTGCCATCTTCCAAGCCATTTATGTCATTCTCTTTCTGGTCTATGCCCCCATGGATAAGAAGGTCTgacatcactctctctctctctctctctctctctctctctctctctcatttagtACATACAATTCCCACCGCCCACACCTTCATCTCATCTGCTTTTGATTAGTTAGTTGATTAATGTATTAATTAAGCAGCACCTTTGGAAAGTTTAGATATATGATACACATTATTATCtgcttcttttttcttaattatagaatttattttaattgaaattatGCGGCTCCATTCCATTCAaggcattttttaaaaatatttttgcataTATCTTGAATAATACTGTTCTCTGCTTGTtacttaaatattaatagatTTACGCCTCGATTGGTTACgcatgagatgagatattttgaataatagtgaaagtttttatttaaaatggatgaaatgatttgtaaaaatgATGGTGCCAGCGGGCCGTCCAGCGGTAACCACTGGGGTATcactagttataaatttttttcttttttttttaaattttctttcaagcattttttttaacattcttaatcattaaaaaaatataaaaatatatataatttcactaataatcactttcttaactattaaataaaaaattaaaaattaaaaaaattaaaatacatgagtgGTAAGATTGAGCATTAAATTTGAGAGGCTCCACTaacattttctttgtaatttgttCGTgagtcaaaaaagaaagaattacaaagaaagaaagcaagctGAATGGTATGCAAATGAAGTTCAATTCCTAGTCATTGACTTACTTGTTCATTAAAGTCTAAAGATGAAGTTGGCAATTGATTAAGTAAGGGTATTCATGAATCAGGTGCAAACAGGAACGCTGGTGGCCATATTCAACGTGGGTTTTCTTGGGTTAGTCATTGCGGTGACTCTGCTAGCAATGCATGGAAGTTTGAGGCTCACCTTTGTTGGAATTCTATGTGTTGTCTTAACCATAGGCATGTATGCAGCACCTCTTTCAGCCATGGTAAACTCCCAAGAACAATAAGATCATAAAAAGTGGATCCGACATTATgtattctctctcattttagaCCTTCATAAAGCTCGAACAGAAACTCTAGAAAACCTTGGTTCCTCTGGCATAAGGAAAGTCATGCATGTAGCAGCAatttacaaaatgattttttttcccccatATTTGAATTACCATGATGTTATTTGAACTTTATATGACAGAGAAGAGTGATAAAGACCAAGAGCGTGGAGTACATGCCATTTCTCctctcattttttctatttctgaaTGCTACCATTTGGACTATTTATTCCGTGCTTGTCAAAGACTTCTATATTGGAGTAAGTTCTCTTTTCTATCTCTATACCCAGTTTCCTTAAACTCGAGTTATGCTATATTCGGTCACTTTTACGTATTCTTTATACACTTCATTGATGTGATTGgtcaaaacagttattttatattaataaaaaagatgtaaccaatcacattagtagaAATCGAGAGGGgaaattagcatatatatatattctcgtTTGTAAATTGGACTTGCATTCTCAGGTACCAAACGCCACTGGAGTTGTGTTGGGGTCAGGACAACTAATTGTGTATGCAATCTACAAGAACAAGTCAGTACTTCCAGAAAAATCAATAGAGAAAATTGATGAAGAGGAAGGCTCTGCCCACCTTGTCAAAGCAGCAGGAGGAGTAATCGAGATGGGAGGATTGGAGGTTGAAGACGAAGAGGCCAATTACCTGAAAAATCGAAGCCTCCGCAAGGGAAGAAGCCTCTCAAAGCCATCTCATGTAGACAGGCAACACAGCATATAAGATCTTGAAGACGCTTTCTTTGGAGTCCGGCCTGTGAAATTCACTCTAATCGGCCCCCACTAAGATGGTCTTGAAAATGCTGAAGAGAAGAGAGTCACACCCCTTGATCAGGAGGAAACGAAATTAACCAAGTGTTGATTCctaaatgctttttttttttttggagattatCATCTTAGTCATGTATTAACGCTCACAATGGTGGAAATTTATTAACTTCTACCGAtcacattttatgaaatttctgtTTTAAATTTGAGGATTTTATGTGGGAAAGAAAGAGATAAAGCATGTAAAGTGAGTCAGAATCATGGGATGatgcttaatttttaattaaaaaaattaatggttcGATCTTTAACAAAACATCCATCAAGCTTAGATTATCTACGAATTCTATACTAACCCATGATTTATGAAATgagcatttttttctttgttaaaaacttgTGAAAGGAGAAAAATTGAGGATGTTTCAGTACCTATCTTTGGAGGTTACAATCGTTgaatttacaaaaatcttaaactcgaatatctgtaaataataagttaaataataatttaaataatttattgtcttttatcagaaaaaagaaatataaagaatagtttataaataataataaaataatttattaattccttaaaataattatatttccaAACTAAGTGAGAAAATTTACAAGCTTAAAAGGGAAATGATACACTTTTTGCTGGGCCATCGCTAGTAGCTCCGgctctcattttttattttttataattttttttacttaataattaaagatgcatttttaataatattataattttttattttttaaaaatattaaaaaatatataaaaaagtaaaaaaaaacaaaaaaaatcctctAACTAATGGTAGCTCTCGCCGTAGAGCTAGCCTtaacttaaagaaaaaattattttatctcttcaCTTTGATCACTCTATTTAACTGCtagtcaaatatatttttttaacttaataatttaaaaaataaaaaataataaaaaaataaataccgaACGGTAAATGTGGACCACTCTGCCGCCCCACTCTAAcctaaatagagagagaaaagaaaaaagaaacctaAATAGAGAGAGCTTTGGGTCGCGAGGCATCATGGTCGGGACTCGGACCGGTTTGTCGGTGGAAGAGAGTTCCGTACACACAGAGGTAGGgagataaattattatatataattatatgagctTGCTACTTCTATTCTCACACGTTTtatatcacatttatttttatttctttaaatttattttgattttatttttttaaattaattaaattattttactaatcattcataatatatcacatctataataagaaaaaaaatatggtgtataaatatgattaataaaattttttattacataattatgtcGGACAAAGTGATGACGCCAGCCCACGGTATTCATGATCAAGAAGAAACACGACTAATACACGACTAATAAATCGTGACGGGTTAAACAGTCAGACTGACAGTCCTTTCATTTACGTACCTTATCACCAAATATCTCACCAAATAGCTCTTAAATATCTCACCAAATATCTCTTATATGGACCTATGGTCAACCCATATCTCACCAAATTTTTGACGAgcagtcaaataaaataataaaataatattttttaataatatattcgATAGAAacgtatattttaaaataaagtaaaatttattattaaaaacttattatttttatataaattttatatttatttatttttttaaaaaagattttatagtACTTATCCATTTCAAGattttaaatatcaattttcataattttatacacaCGCTTTTATATCATACATTATCTTtgtgataagatttaatttaaaagataaattatttaaatattataatttaaattatgtcatgtgcATGATGTGTGATGTAAAGACATTTAAATAACActacttatttttaaaactctttttactatattttatacaatcatattttattataaaattatattatttttataaattattttatcaaaatatctcttatttaaaacataattatataaatgattgtaaaaaaaaagttatgtatttatcattttcctttttagtaTGCAAGACACCCTcaagttttctttgttttatgaTAGTTATAGacaaagtaattattagtgcggtttaaatagtgagaagagatgagatgaactgagataaaaattaaaagttgaataaaatattaataaaatattttttttaatattattattattttaatatttaaaaattttgaattgtttattatattatatatagtaatttaaaaaaattataattattaaataagatgagataaattgagatcaaCTCTGAATCTAAATAGACCAAACAGAACAGGGGAGAAAAAGGTTCTAGCCATTTGGTGAGCTTGAGATGAACAATTTTGGGGAGATCAGGATGTTCTTATGAAGTTATTCTGGTCTTGCACGTTATCAGGAGATACATACGTACCTCCTTTAAAATGCCATTCAAAGCCATAGTCAAAATTTGGCTAAGGTTAGGTTggtattaaaagataatatggattgagatgaaaattaaaaattgaataaaatattgttagaatattattattattttgagatttaaaaaagtttaattgtttattatattttatgtagaaatttatgaaaactgtaataatgagataagataagttaagAGTGTTTCTCAATTCAAATTGAGCCTAAGCCCagtttggatataagaagtgtttcatttaattttgtctgatctcatctatataattattataaattttttaaatttttacataaaatataataaacaattcaactttttcaaattacaaaacaataataatattaaaaactaatattctaatatattttattcaacctttaatttttatcttaacttatttAATCTCAATCCACTATCTaaaccaaaattaatattttggttAAAAGTTAAAGCCATTCATATTTTGCCACCACACTAAGCAtatgttatttaataatttaaaaattatcaaattattaattaacatgtgATTAAGTTAACATTAGAATGCAAACaatcaaaattttagaaattaaatatgGGTTTGATCTGTGAACAGTGACTACTGGCTAGCCAAGTTTGGACTTCCCTTCCATTTATTGTAACTCAGAGTTTCACCTAAAGGACTTTAGATAGTCCAATGCAACTTGTTTAAATAGAACTTGGCTATATTTTAGATTTCACTAACATTTGGTTAGTCCAATATTCTCACtgctcttagagcattggcattgatTTCGtcaaatttatctctaaaatttgatgcaaagtacatattttctataaatccaaaacctcccTAACCATAACCACACATTTgattaaccatattagattaatcaaaataataatataatattaattttttaataataatagttttaatttatttttttcatattttacaattacactagctatatgttaattaataatttaattcaatacttaaattattattttctaattttaaactgttTTCCAACTTAAATGTATTGTACGTGGcttaaaattggaaaataatcatttaaataaataaaataataattatagagtgtgaatagttaatcttcaaatttaaagatgaactTAAATGTATTGTagctcaaaattaataattttagtaTATACTGAATCTAATGCAAggattttaaatacaaattcattaaattttggAGATGATACTCATTTGATATATCAATGCTCTAACATGCCCATCATATCACTACAAATGAGCCTTCAAATTT belongs to Juglans regia cultivar Chandler chromosome 8, Walnut 2.0, whole genome shotgun sequence and includes:
- the LOC108979882 gene encoding bidirectional sugar transporter SWEET16-like — protein: MVTPSFIVGIIGNVISILVFTSPIKTFRQVVKRKSTENYKGIPYVTTLLSTSLWTFYGLLNPNGLLVITVNGAGAIFQAIYVILFLVYAPMDKKVQTGTLVAIFNVGFLGLVIAVTLLAMHGSLRLTFVGILCVVLTIGMYAAPLSAMRRVIKTKSVEYMPFLLSFFLFLNATIWTIYSVLVKDFYIGVPNATGVVLGSGQLIVYAIYKNKSVLPEKSIEKIDEEEGSAHLVKAAGGVIEMGGLEVEDEEANYLKNRSLRKGRSLSKPSHVDRQHSI